CAATCGCCCGGAGCGCCGCGCCGCGCTCTGTTGATCTTCCTGCCGTCAGACGTTGCCTACCCCGAACTGTCATCTTCAGCTGTTACTAATCTACCCGCGGGCGGCCTGCATGGGCCGTGTCGGATGACAACCAGGACGCGGGGAAGGTATGCAACGATTCCAAGACATGACGGTACGGCTCAGTTGGTCGCTGGTGCTGGTGGCTTTCAGCGTGTTGATCGCGGGAGCCGGTGGGCTGGGCCTGGTTTCCAATCATCTGAGCCGCGACGCCTTCGGTACGCTCAATCGTCTCAACGTGGAGCAGGCGGGTGCGCTGAACCGCACCTATACCAGCCTGCTTCAGGCACGCCTGGACATGGACCGCGCCGCCGAGCTGATGCGGGCGCCGGCCTTCGAGCTGCCGGGACCGGTGCTGGAGCGTGCGGGGGGCAGCCTGGCCGGCGCCGAGCGAGCCTTCCGGGCGTTTCTCGACATGCCCGTGGCCGAGCAGCGCGGGGCGGATGTCGAGGCGCTCGTCGAGCGCTACCGGTCGCTGGTGGACAACAACATGAAGCTGCAGATGCTGCTGCTCGAGGAGGGCGATGACGCCGGCTATCGCTCCGGGCAGTCTCGCGTTCACGACAGTGGCCAGGCCTTCGTCGAGGCGGCCGATGCCTTTCTTGCCGGCTCGACGGCACGGGGCGAGGCCCTGACGCGGCGCTTCGAGCGCCTGGCCAATGGCATGACCTGGGCAATCCTGGCGGCGCTGCTGCTCGCGGTCGTGTTGATCGCCGGCGTCATCTGGGGCGTCACGATTAACGTCATCCGGCCGCTGCGACGCATCGTCGAGCACTTCCAGCGTATCGCGAGGGGCGACCTGTCCGCCCCGGTGGAGGCGAGGGGGCGCAACGAGATCGGCCAGCTGTATGCCGAGCTCGCCACCATGCAGCGTTCGCTGATCGGGACTGTGGGCCTCCTGAGCAGCGCCAGTGACAGCGTCCACCTGGGCAGTCGCGAGATGGCCTCACACAACCAGGCGCTGGCGGCCCGGACCCGCCAGCAGGCCGTGGCGCTCGAGCAGACCGCCGCCAGCCTGGAGCAGCTGACGGCGACGGTTGCCAGCAACGCCGACAATGCCCGTCAGGTGGGCGAGTCGGCGGAGGCCGCCACCCAGCGTGCACGAGAAGGCGAGGGCGTCATCACGCGCTTCGTCGCTACCATGGACGAGATCCATGGCCACTCCGACGAGATCGCCAGCATCGTCGGGGTGATCGAGTCGATCGCCTTCCAGACCAACATCCTGGCGCTCAACGCCTCGGTCGAGGCGGCTCGCGCAGGCGATCAGGGCCGGGGCTTCGCGGTGGTGGCAAGCGAGGTCCGCGCCCTGGCATCGCGTAGCGCCGAGGCAGCGCGGGACATCCAGCAGCGCATCCAGGCGTCCCGGGCGAGCGTGGCCGAGGGCAACGTCCTCTCGCTGCGGGCCGCCGAGCATACCCGGGGCATCATGGCGGCCATCGAAAGGGTCGATAGGCTGATGGAGCAGGTCGTACACGCCTCGGCAGAGCAGCGGCTCGGCATCGAGGAGGTGAACCGGGCCATGGGGCAGATGGAGGCTTCCACCCGTGACAGCAGCCTGCTCGTCGAACAGGCCGCGGCAGGTGCCGGCGAGCTCGAGGTGCAATCGCTGCGCATGCAGGAGCAGGCCCAGCGCTTCGTGCTGCCCGCTGCGCAACCTGCCCATGGCATGACCGGGTCATGGGGGCCGCCTGCGGTTGGTTCCCGGCAGAAGCCCGAAGACACGGAGACGCCCGTGCAGCGCCCGATTGAAACGCTGCTCGAGCCGGCTTAGCCCTGGCCCACGCTGGCTGGTGAAAAGAGGTGTCGGGTGTTGTTGGCGATGCGCACCAGGGCCAGCATCAGCGGCACCTCCACCAGCACGCCCACCACCGTGGCCAGCGCCGCGCCGGACTGCAGGCCGAACAGCGCGATGGCGGCGGCCACGGCCAGCTCGAAAAAGTTGCTGGCGCCGATCATCGCACCGGGGGCGGCCACGTTGTGCGGCACTCTCCAGGCCCTGGCCCAGCCGTAGGCGATGTAGAAGATCAGGAAGGTCTGCACGATCAGCGGAATCGCGATCAGTACGATGTGCAGTGGGTTGGTGAGGATCACGTCGCCCTGGAAGGCGAACAGCAGCACCAGGGTGACGATCAGACCGATGGGAGTGATCGGCCCCACCCGCTTCATGAAGACATTGTCATACCATTCATTGCCGTGGCGGGCGATGAGAAAGCGCCGGGTCAGATAGCCGGCGGTCAGCGGAATGACGATATAGAGCAGGACTGACAGCGCCACGGTATCCCAAGGCACCTGGACGTTGGAGACGCCGAGCAGAAACACCACGATGGGGGCGAAGGCGAACAGCATGATCAGGTCGTTGAGAGCCACCTGTACCAGGGTGTAGGCAGCGTCGCCACGGGTCAGGGTGCTCCAGACGAAGACCATCGCGGTGCAGGGCGCGGCACCCAGCAGGATCGCGCCTGCCAGGTACTGCTGTGCGAGAGGCTCGGGGATCAGCGGACGAAACACCACCATCAGGAAGAACCAGGCGATGACGAACATGGTGAAAGGCTTGATCAGCCAGTTCACCGTGGTGGTGATGATAAGCCCCTTGGGCTGGCGGCGAACGCCGAGCACGGCGGCGAAATCGATCTGGGCCATCATCGGGAAGATCATGGCCCAGATCAGGATTGCCACCGGGATCGATACCTGGGCGACCTCGAACCGGGCTAGTGTTTCGGGCACGGCAGGGGCGAACTGGCCGAGCAGCACACCGGCCACGATGGCAAGCGCTACCCACACGGAGAGAAAGCGCTCGAATCGCCCCATGCCTTTGGCGGAGGAGGGAGCCTGCGAGAGAGTGTCGTCGGACATGTACCGCTCCTGCACGCGAAGGGATGGGCGAAAGATATATGCTTTTCCATATGTGAGCAATGCCGCCAGGCGTGTCGAATCCAGGGCCTGCGCTGCTATGATTCGGCCAACGGCTATGATGGGGAAGCGACTTGGGCCCAACCGAACCTCTGCGGCTCGCCGGCGTCGGCATCGGTGCGCTGAATGGCATCGACCTTAAGGTCTCGCCCGGCGAGATCGTCTGCCTCTCCGGGGCCAGCGGTTCAGGCAAGAGCCGACTGCTGCGCGCCGTGGCCGACCTCGAGCCGCATGCCGGCGAAGTCTGGCTGGGCGGGCAGGCCCAGTCGCAAACGCTCGGCCACGCCTGGCGGCGTCGGGTGATGCTGGTGCCCGCCGAGAGCCACTGGTGGGCGGAAACGGTGGCCGAGCACTTCGTCAAGCTGCCAGGGGCTGCCGAACTACAGACGCTGGGGCTGGCGGAAGACGCCCTGACCTGGCAGGTGGGGCGGCTCTCCACCGGCGAGAAGCAGCGCCTGGCGCTGCTGCGGGCCGTGAGCCGCGAGCCCAGGGCGCTGCTGGTCGACGAGCCCACCGCCAACCTGGACGCCGAGACCGGCGCGCGGGTGGAAGCCTGGCTGGCGGCGCGTATTCATGAGCGCGGCTGGCCGACGCTGTGGGTCGCCCATGACCGCGGGCAGATCGCCCGGGTGGGGCGCCGCCACTGGCGGATCGCCGGCGGACGGCTGGAGGAGGTGGAGGTCGCATGGACGTGATTGCGCTCTCCTGGTGGCAGCTGGCGCTGGCGGCGACAATGGTGATGCTTCTCGCCGGCTGCACCGCCGCGATGCGGCTGGGCATGAGCCGCAGCCTGCTGATTGCCGCGCTGCGTACCGTGATCCAGCTGGCGCTGGTCGGTCTGGTGCTCGAGGCGCTGTTCGCCGCCGAGCGACTGGCATGGGTCGTGCTGATGGCGCTGGCCATGCTGCTGGTCGCCGGGCGCGAGGTGATGGCGCGCCAGAAGCGCCGCCTGCTGGGTGGCTGGGCCTTCGGCATCGGCACGCTGTCGATGTTTCTCTCCTCGTTCACCGTCGCCGTACTGACCCTGACGGTCGTCATCGGCCCCGAGCCGTGGTATCGCCCGCAGTACGCCATTCCGCTGCTGGGCATGCTGCTTGGCAACACCATGACCGGGGTGGCCTTGGCGCTGGATCGCCTGACCGATACCGCCTGGCGTCAGCGCGGCGTGATCGAGAACCGCCTGATGCTCGGCGAACCCTGGCAAGTGGCGATCGGCGACATTCGTCGCGAGGCGATGCGCAGCGGGCTGATGCCGATGATCAATGCCATGGCCGCCGCGGGGGTGGTCAGCCTGCCGGGCATGATGACGGGGCAGATACTCGCCGGCACGGCGCCAAGCCTGGCGGTGAAGTATCAGATCCTGATCATGTTCGCGATCACGCTGGGCACCGGCTTCGGCACCTTGGTTGCGGTGGCCGTGGGCAGCCGTCGCCTGTTCGATGCCCGCGAGCGGCTGCGGCTCGATCGCCTGTCGCTGCCCCGTTCATGACGACGCCCGCAGCCCCTGCCGGGGCTGCGGGCGTCTGGTGGCAGGGGTGGCTCAGTCGATCAGTTCGACCGCCACCGCGGTGGCCTCGCCGCCGCCGATGCACAGGCTGGCGATACCGCGCTTGCCGCCACGGGTGCGCAGGGCATGGATCAGCGTGGCGATGATGCGCGAGCCGGTGGAGCCGATGGGGTGGCCCTGGGCGCAGGCGCCGCCGTAGACGTTGACCTTGTCGTGGGGGATGTCGAGCCCGTCCATGGCCAGCAGGGTGACCACGGCGAAGGCCTCGTTGATCTCGAACAGATCGACGTCGGCCACACTCCAGCTGAGCTTTTTCATCAGCTTGTCGATGGCGCCCACCGGGGCGATGGTGAACTCGCTGGGATGCTGGGAGTGGGTGCTATGGCCCAGCATGCGTGCCAGGGGCCTGGCGCCGAGCCGGTCGGCGGCGGCCTGGCTGGCCAGGATCAGCGCGGAGGCGCCGTCGGAGATCGAGCTGGAGTTGGCGGCGGTGATGGTCCCGTCCTTGGCGAAGGCGGGGCGCAGCTGGCGGATCTTGTCGAGCTTGGCCTGGAATGGCTGCTCGTCGTGCTCGACCACGCTCTCGCCCTGGCGGCTGGTGACGGTGACCGGCGCCATTTCGGCCTTCAGGTGGCCGGCGTTGGTGGCCTCCATGGCGCGCTCCAGCGAGGCGATGGCGAAGTCGTCCAGGCGCTCGCGTGAGTAGCCGCGCTCGCTGGCGATGTCCTGGGCGAACACGCCCATCAGCTTGCCGGTCTCGGCGTCCTCGAGGCCGTCGAGGAACATGTGATCCTTGAGCTCGCCGTGGCCCAGTCGATAGCCGGTGCGCGCCTTGGTCAGCACGTGCGGGGCGTTGGACATCGACTCCATGCCGCCGGCCAGGATCACCTCGCCGCTGCCGGCACGGATCAGGTCGTGGGCCAGCATGGTCGCCTTCATGCCCGAGCCGCACAGCTTGTTGATGGTGGTGGCACCGATGCCATCGGGAATGCCGGCCTGGCGCATCGCCTGGCGGGCGGGCCCCTGCTTGACGCCACCCGGCAGCACGCAGCCCAGGATGCCTTCGTCGATGGCGCTGGACTCGATGCCGGCGCGCTCGATGGCGGCGCGAATGGCGGTGGCGGCGAGCTCCGGAGCGGTCAGGCTCGAGAGGCTACCCAGCATGCCGCCCATCGGGGTGCGGGCGGCGGAAAGGAACACGATGTCGGTAGGGCTGCTCATGGTGGCGCTCTCCTGTCGAATCATCCGTTGTGTTTGTCGTCCTCGAGAGCTGACCTCGACAGGGCTCTCGAGCGTATCGTTGGGCGTGCTCTGCAGCAGTCGCGTTGACCTGCCGGCGACGCTGTGCTTTTCTCAAGATCAACCAAGCAAGCGCTAGTGTAAACCCGATGAATGTCGTTAACGAGTCCCCACGCCGCAAGGAATTGACCCGTCTGGCCGCTCAATTGTTCGTCCAGGAGGGCTTCGATCGCACCACGGTGCGCATGCTCGCCCAGGAGATGGGCATCAAGTCCGGTAGCCTGTTCCACCATTTTCGCGACAAGCAGGAGATCCTCGCCGCCGTCATCGAGGAGGGCACCCAGAACGCCCTGACGCTGGCGCGCCAGGCCCTGGAGGAGTGCGGGGAATCAGCCAGCGAACGCCTGCACGCCATGGCCCGGGCTCACCTGCAGACGCTGCTGACCGACCGCAACGCGCATGTCGTCGCGCTCTACGAGTGGCGCCGGCTGGACCCCTCGGCACGGGATCACCTCAGCCATCTGCGCGACGCCTACGAAGAACTCTGGGAGCAGGTCATCGACGAAGCCCTGGTCGCCGGGCTCATCCATGGCGACCGTTTCCTGGTGTCGCGCTTCGTCATGGGCGCTTTGAATTGGACGGTGCGCTGGTACGACCCCGAGGGGCCGCGCAAGCCGGACGACCTGGCCCATGAGCTGGTGGCCATGATCACTTCCTCCTCTCGCGCTTCCTGATCCCGGCTTCCTGACTCGACCAAGGTCTAGCCTACGACCGCTACCGCGGGGGTTGCCCCGTCCCGGCTTTGCTTCTAGTTTGTACCTAGCGCTTGCTAGGTTGACGCTTACGTCAACGGCATCTAAGCAGTAAGAGTTCAACAACAAGCACAATCCGGCACAAGAGGGCAGTCAATGAGCACGCCAACCCTTCCTGCGTATTCCACCTACTACGGGCGTTTTTCCATCGATGCGGTCATTGACCGTCTCGATGATCACGGCGACGGCAAGTTCAACGCCTACGAGTCCTGCTGCGGCCGCCACCTGCGTGCGGGACGGGGCGACGTGCTGGCGCTGGTTCACGAGGATACCCAGGGCAACGTCAACCGGCTCACCTACGCCGAGCTCGAGGCACAGAGCGCCCGGCTGGCCGGCTGGTTCGCCGAGCGTGGCCTCGGGGTCGGCGATCGCATCGCCTGCATGCTGCCGCGCTCTCGCGAGCTGCTGGTCGCGGTGCTGGCCACTTGGCGTATCGGGGCGGTCTATCAGCCCTTGTTCACTGCCTTCGGCCCCGATGCCGTCGACTACCGCCTGGGCCGGGCCGACACCAAGCTGGTGATCACCGATCACGCCAACCGCTTCAAGTTCGACGGCCTCTCCCAGTGCCCGCCGGTGCTGGCGGTGGGCGGGCCGAGCGAAGGGCATGCCAGCGACCTCGACTGGAGCGAGGCGCTGGGTCATTCACCGATCCAGGCCAACCCGCCACGGCTCTCGCCGGAAGCACCGTTCCTGCAGATGTTCACCTCGGGCACCGTGGGCAAGCCCAAGGGCGTGGCGGTGCCGCTCTCCGGCATGCCGGCCTTCGCGCTCTACATGGAGCTGGCCATCGACTTGCGCGAGAGCGACCGCTTCTGGAACATGGCCGACCCCGGCTGGGCCTACGGGCTCTACTACGCCATTGCCGGGCCGCTGCTGCTGGGCGTGACCACGCACTTCTGCGAGGCCGGCTTCAGCGCCGAAGGAGCGTTGGCGTTCATGCAGCGGCACCGCATCACCAACTTCGCCGCCGCCCCGACCGCCTATCGCCTGATGAAGGCCTCGGGGCTGTTCGACAGCGCCCACGAGAGTCTCGAGCTGCGCGTGGCCAGCTCCGCCGGCGAGCCGCTCAACACCGAAGTGGTGACCTGGGTCGAGCGCTCGCTGGGCTGTCCGGTGATGGATCACTACGGCCAGACCGAAACCGGCATGACCTGCTGCAACCATCATGCCCTGGAGCATCCCAAGCACGTCGGTGCCATGGGCGTGCCGATGCCGGGCTATCGCCTGGCCATTCTCGACGCCGAATACAACGAGCTGCCCCCGGGGGAGCCCGGCGTGCTGGCGGTGGACATCGAGCGTTCGCCGGCGCACTTCTTCGCCGGCTATACCTGGCAGGAGAAGCATCCGTTCGCCAAGGGGTACTACCTGACCGGCGACGTGGTGATCCGCAACGAGGACGGCACCTTCCAGTTCGCCGGCCGCGACGACGACATCATCACTACGGCCGGTTACCGGGTCGGGCCCACCGACGTGGAGAACACCGTGCTGACCCATCCGGCCGTGGCGGAATCCGCCGCGGTGGGCCAGCCCGATGACATCCGCGGCGAAATCATCAAGTCCTATGTGGTGCTGCGCGAGGGCTTCGAGGCGAGCGACGAGCTGGCCGAGGAGATTCGCCAGCGCGTGCGCGAGCGACTCTCCACTCACGCCTTCCCGCGGGTGATCGAGTTCGTCGATGCACTGCCCAAGACGCCCAGCGGCAAGATCCAGCGCTTCAAGCTGCGCGCCGATGCCGCCGAGAAGGCCGAGGCAGCCAAATGAACCGGGAGACAACCCAATGCAAGTGAAGGACCGTACCTTTCTGATCACCGGCGCCGCCTCCGGCCTGGGAGCGGCCACGGCCGAGCGGCTCGTTGCCGGCGGCGGCCGGGTGGTGCTGTGCGACCTGAGCGTGGACGTCGATGCCCACGCCGAAAAGCTGGGTGAGGCGGCCCGCGCGGTGCGCGGCGACGTGACCTCGGCCGAGGACATGCAGGCGGCGGTCGACGCCGCCGTCGCCCTTGGCGGTGAAGCGGGGCTGGCCGGCGTGGTGCACTGCGCCGGTGTGGTCAGCGTGGCCAAGCTGGTCGATCGCGAAGGCAACCCCGCCGATCTCGAGGCCTATGCGCGTACCGTGCAGATCAACCTGATCGGCACCTTCAACGTGATGCGGCTGGCGGCCTCCGCCATGGCGAAGAATGGACCGAACGACGACGGCGAGCGCGGCGTCATTGTCAATACCGCCTCCATTGCCGCCTTCGACGGCCAAGTGGGGCAGTGCGCCTACAGCGCCTCCAAGGCCGGGGTGGTGGGCATGAGCCTGCCGGCGGCACGCGAGCTGTCGCGCCATGGCATCCGGGTGATGGCCATCGCGCCTGGGGTGTTCCAGACGCCGATGATGAGCGAGATTCCCGACGAGGCCGCCAAGGCACTGGCCGCCTCGGTGCCGTTCCCCAAGCGCCTGGGAAAGCCCGATGAGTTCGCCCGCCTGGCCGAACAGATCATCACCAACGCCATGCTCAACGGCGAGGTGATCCGCCTGGACGGGGGCATTCGCATGCAGTGAGCGTTGGCAGCGGCGCCTTGGCAGGCATCGGCTGGCGCGCTAGCGTAGGGCGCACGACGAGACGCACGACAAGAACAGGGGAGCCCCCGTGATGGCCAGTCAGGAGATCGGCGCCGACCTCAAGCTCGACAACCAGCTCTGCTTCACGCTCTACTCCACCTCGCTGCTGATGACCAAGTTCTACAAGCCCCTGCTCAAGGGGCTTGGCCTTACCTACCCGCAGTACCTGGTGCTACTGATCCTGTGGCAGGAGGATGGACTGAGCGCCGGGGCCATCAGCCGCCACCTGATGACCGATACCGGTTCGCTCACTCCCGTATTCAAGCGCCTGGAGGCCGATGGGTTGCTCCGGCGGGTGCGCAGCCGTCGCGACGAGCGGGTCGTGGAGCTGTTTCTCACCGAGCAGGGGAGGGCTTTGCAGGCCCGCGCTCAGGAGATCCCCGACTGCGTGGTAATGGCCAGCGGCCAGCCGGCCTCGGAGCTCGTCGAGCTCAAGGCGCGGCTGGAGGCGCTACGGGAGAAGCTGCAGGAGGCTATGCCCTAGGAACAAGGCGGGTCCTGTGCCCGGCATGGGTGGGTTTGGTTTTTATCTTGCGCGCCATTGTTTATCACTCCATATGTATGTGCGCTATTTTCTTGCTTTCTGTACGCTTCCTGAACACCTCTCCCGTGGCATAGGGCGCCTGGCCGGGCTCGTGGGTGAGCCGAGAATTAAAACGGGCGCTTGACTCCAAGGCTTCGGCGAGCTAGTTTCAAACACATGTTTGAAAGCGGCCCTCGCTGCTTTCACTCGCCCGCTTTCAGGCGACCTAATGGCGACCTTTGTGGAGAGTAGAGATGCCCGACTACCAGGCCCCCCTGCGCGACCTTCGCTTCGTGATGGATGAGTTGCTGGACTATCCCGCACACTATGCCCGGCTGCCGGGCGGTGAAGAGGCCACGCCCGACGTGGTGGCCGCCATCCTCGAGGAGGGGGCGCGCTTTGCCCGCGAGGTACTGCTGCCGCTGAATCAGAGCGGTGACCGGGAGGGCTGCCTGCTGGAGGGCGGCGAGGTCAAGGCGCCCAAGGGGTTCCGTGAAGCCTACCAGCAGTACGTCGAAGGCGGCTGGCCGAGCCTGGCGGCGGACCCCGCCCACGGCGGCCAGGGGCTGCCGCACTCGCTGGCCATGGTACTCAACGAGATGGTGTGCTCCACCAACCTGGCCTGGGGCATGTATCCCGGGCTGTCCCATGGCGCCGCCGATGCGCTGCGTCATCATGGCACCGAGGAGCAGCAGGCCACCTACCTCACCAAGCTGGTGGAGGGCGTGTGGACCGGCACCATGTGCCTGACCGAGCCGCACTGCGGCACCGACCTGGGGTTGATCAAGACCCGCGCGGTGCCCACCGCCGACGGCGCCTACGAGATCACAGGGACCAAGATCTTCATCTCCGCGGGCGAGCACGACCTGGCCGAGAACATCGTCCACCTGGTACTGGCCAAGCTGCCGGATGCGCCGGAGGGCTCCAAGGGCATCTCACTGTTCGTGGTACCGAAGTTCTTGCCCGACGCCGAGGGCAACCCGGGCGAGCGTAACGGCGTAGCCTGTGGCTCGCTGGAACACAAGATGGGCATCCACGGCAACGCCACCTGCGTGATGAACTTCGATGCCGCCCGCGGCTTTCTCGTCGGGCCGCCCAACAAGGGGCTGGCCTGCATGTTCACCATGATGAACGCCGCGCGCCTGGGCGTGGGCATCCAGGGCCTGGGGCTGACCGAGGCGAGCTTCCAGAATGCCCTGGCCTATGCTCGCGATCGCCTGCAGATGCGTGCCCTCTCTGGCCCGCAGGCCCCCGAGAAGCCCGCCGACCCGATCATCGTTCACCCGGACGTGCGGCGCATGCTGCTGACCCAGAAGGCCTTTGCCGAGGGAGGCCGGATGCTGGTGCTGTACACCGCCCAGCTGCTCGATGTCGTCGAACACGGCCAGGACGCCGCCGAGCGCGAGCGCGCCGAGACCCTGCTGGGCCTGCTGACCCCAATCGTCAAGGCGTTCCTCACCGAGGTGGGCTTCGAGGCCACCAACGAGGGCGTGCAGGTCTTCGGCGGCCACGGCTTCATCCAGGAGTGGGGCATGGAACAGCTGGTGCGCGATTCGCGTATCACGCGCCTCTATGAAGGCACCACCGGCATCCAGGCCCTCGACCTGCTGGGCCGCAAGGTGCTGATGAGCCAGGGCGAGAGCCTCAAGGTCTTCACCAAGGAGATTCACAAGTTCTGCAAGGCCGAAGAGGGCAACGCCGAGCTGGCCGAGTTCATCGCGCCGCTGGCCAAGCTCAACGCCGAGTGGGGCGAGCTGACCATGGGCATTGGCATGAAGGCCATGAACGATCGCGAAGAAGTCGGGGCGGCCAGCGTCGACTACCTGATGTACTCCGGTTACGTGACGCTGGCCTACCTCTTCGCCCGAGCGGCCAGACAGGCGCGCGAGGCACTGGCGGCGGGCGGCGGCGACGCCGCCTTCTACGAGGCCAAGATCAAGACGGCGCGCTTCTACTTCCAGCGCCTGCTGCCGCGCACCCTGGCCCATGTGCGCATGATCCAGGCCGGTGCCGAACCGCTGATGGCACTGTCCGCGGAGGAGTTCGGCCTCGGCTTCGAGATCTGACCCCTACCAGGCACTCTCTCGGTCAGTGCGACTGATCGGTGTCTTGCGGCGGGCCCTGCCCGCCGCTTTTTTTCGTCCTGTTGAATTCACCTGCCCGGCGACGTTAGCGCTCAATCGCAGTGCGAAGCCAGCGTGCTCTCACGTGTGACCTCGTAGCCTGAGGGCAGCTTGCCACCGGGCGCAAGCAGCCAGGCTGCGAGGTCCTGCTCGGTGCGGTCGCGCCGCGTGTAGCGTGTCAGCATGTGGTAGCCGCCGGGGTAGAGCGCGAGGCGGATCCCTTCATCGTCGGGGAGGCGTCGCAGCAGGGCGCAGTAGGCTTGCATGGGGATGATCTGGTCCTCGTCGCCGTAGAGCACCAGGGCGGGTGGCGGCAGCTCGCTGGCGGCCTCGAGGGCAAGCCCCATGGTGCGGGTCAGGCCGTAGAGGGTGTCGACCCGCGCGCTGCGCAGGATCAGCGGGTCGCTGGCCAACTGCCGCTTGATCGCCTCGTCGTCGGTCGGCTCGATGCCCAGGCGACGGGGGGTGCGTATCGAGAAGCTGACCTGGGGGATCAGGCGCACGCCCAGCCATAATCCGAGGCGCTGGTACCAGGGCATGGCCTCCCTGCTCCACACGGCCGGGGAGATCAGCACGCTGCCGTCCACCGGGGGCGGCTCGTCGGCGCTCATGGCGAGCAGCGTCACCGCGGCGCCCATGCTCTTGCCGACCAGGTACAACGGCGTATCGGGGTGGCGCTCGCGCAGCAGCGCGGCGAGCAGGAGGACGTCGTCACGCAGCCGCTGGTAGCCGGGCCACACTCGACGCTGCGCAGTGGTGCCGAAGCCGCGCTGGTCGTGGGCATAGACCTCGATGCCATGTTCGTTCAGGGCGCTGGCCATGATCTCGAAGCTGCCGGCATGGTCGTTGAAGCCGTGTATCGCCAGCACCACGACCTCGGTTTCCTCCGTTGCAGGCCAGTGGCGCAGCGGCAGGCGGTAGCCATCGCCGGCAATGACCTGGTAGGAGGTCAGCCGGGGCTCGCTGCCGCCGGGCCCCGGTGTCTGCAGCTCCGGTCCGGCGCAACCCTCCAGCAGGAGTGCCAGGGGTACGAGCAGTGCCGCGGTCCAGCCAGGCCGCTTCATGACAGCGCGGGATAGCCCAGGGTGCGGCGCAGCCGTTCGGCATGGCGGGCCACCCAGTCCCGGTCGATGGGCCCCCAGTCGGTGATCTCGTAGCGGCCGCTGTTGTGGCGTTCGCCCGCGGCGGGACGAAATTCGCAGCGCATGTCCAACTCCTCGAGCGCCTTGAGCGTATCCTGGGCGGTACGCCGGGGCATGCCGGTCGCGGCGATGATGGCCGGCACGCTGGCGATGCCGTTGGCAATCAGATGGGCGAGATAGAGGCGACGATAGAAGCTGGACTGGGTCTTGCTTGGTGACATGGGCGACCTATTGTAGCGCAAGGGGCGGTTGACCAGCATAGCGCCGGGCGTGGTGCGGCTCCAGACCGGGTCGGCCGCAGGGGGTGTCCCGGCCTGCGTCATCACCTACAGTGAAAGCGAATGGCCCAAGTTCGAACCGGTGCCGGTTGCGGCCGGCATGGTCAGGCGGGAGGAGAGCGATGACCGTCAAGCACGTTGAAAAGAAGGAGCTGCTGGCCCAGGTAGGACGCTGCATGTTCGGGGAACGGCTGGTGGTCGAGCGCGAGGGCAAGCGCTTCTCGGCGCGTGTCCAGCATGTGGGGGTCACCGGCGTGAAGGTCGTGCCCGAGACGATGTTGGTCGAGCACGAGGGTGAACCCGGCGACATCAACGGGATTACCGTCTCCTATGACGACATTCGCGAAGTCGACATCGACGGTACCATCTTCCGCCTGGCGTGAGCGACGCGGGGCAGGTCGCGCTAGAGATCTCGCTCGGCGTGCGAGGCGAGGCGTTCCAAGGCGCGCTTGAGGCGCGGGTCGTCGACGTCGGCGGCGCAGGCGGAGATTTCGTCCGCGGCCGGGGCCGGCAGCGTGCGCACCTGGCGGGGTGGCACCTTGAGCGGGCGCACGGGGCGCACCTTCAGGCTGAAGCCGGTGACCGTGGCGAATTCCGGCAGCTGGTGCAGCAGCTCGAGCAGCCGTGGCTGCTCATAGCGCAGC
This portion of the Billgrantia sulfidoxydans genome encodes:
- a CDS encoding AMP-binding protein, producing the protein MSTPTLPAYSTYYGRFSIDAVIDRLDDHGDGKFNAYESCCGRHLRAGRGDVLALVHEDTQGNVNRLTYAELEAQSARLAGWFAERGLGVGDRIACMLPRSRELLVAVLATWRIGAVYQPLFTAFGPDAVDYRLGRADTKLVITDHANRFKFDGLSQCPPVLAVGGPSEGHASDLDWSEALGHSPIQANPPRLSPEAPFLQMFTSGTVGKPKGVAVPLSGMPAFALYMELAIDLRESDRFWNMADPGWAYGLYYAIAGPLLLGVTTHFCEAGFSAEGALAFMQRHRITNFAAAPTAYRLMKASGLFDSAHESLELRVASSAGEPLNTEVVTWVERSLGCPVMDHYGQTETGMTCCNHHALEHPKHVGAMGVPMPGYRLAILDAEYNELPPGEPGVLAVDIERSPAHFFAGYTWQEKHPFAKGYYLTGDVVIRNEDGTFQFAGRDDDIITTAGYRVGPTDVENTVLTHPAVAESAAVGQPDDIRGEIIKSYVVLREGFEASDELAEEIRQRVRERLSTHAFPRVIEFVDALPKTPSGKIQRFKLRADAAEKAEAAK
- a CDS encoding SDR family NAD(P)-dependent oxidoreductase — its product is MQVKDRTFLITGAASGLGAATAERLVAGGGRVVLCDLSVDVDAHAEKLGEAARAVRGDVTSAEDMQAAVDAAVALGGEAGLAGVVHCAGVVSVAKLVDREGNPADLEAYARTVQINLIGTFNVMRLAASAMAKNGPNDDGERGVIVNTASIAAFDGQVGQCAYSASKAGVVGMSLPAARELSRHGIRVMAIAPGVFQTPMMSEIPDEAAKALAASVPFPKRLGKPDEFARLAEQIITNAMLNGEVIRLDGGIRMQ
- a CDS encoding MarR family winged helix-turn-helix transcriptional regulator, with product MASQEIGADLKLDNQLCFTLYSTSLLMTKFYKPLLKGLGLTYPQYLVLLILWQEDGLSAGAISRHLMTDTGSLTPVFKRLEADGLLRRVRSRRDERVVELFLTEQGRALQARAQEIPDCVVMASGQPASELVELKARLEALREKLQEAMP
- a CDS encoding acyl-CoA dehydrogenase C-terminal domain-containing protein is translated as MPDYQAPLRDLRFVMDELLDYPAHYARLPGGEEATPDVVAAILEEGARFAREVLLPLNQSGDREGCLLEGGEVKAPKGFREAYQQYVEGGWPSLAADPAHGGQGLPHSLAMVLNEMVCSTNLAWGMYPGLSHGAADALRHHGTEEQQATYLTKLVEGVWTGTMCLTEPHCGTDLGLIKTRAVPTADGAYEITGTKIFISAGEHDLAENIVHLVLAKLPDAPEGSKGISLFVVPKFLPDAEGNPGERNGVACGSLEHKMGIHGNATCVMNFDAARGFLVGPPNKGLACMFTMMNAARLGVGIQGLGLTEASFQNALAYARDRLQMRALSGPQAPEKPADPIIVHPDVRRMLLTQKAFAEGGRMLVLYTAQLLDVVEHGQDAAERERAETLLGLLTPIVKAFLTEVGFEATNEGVQVFGGHGFIQEWGMEQLVRDSRITRLYEGTTGIQALDLLGRKVLMSQGESLKVFTKEIHKFCKAEEGNAELAEFIAPLAKLNAEWGELTMGIGMKAMNDREEVGAASVDYLMYSGYVTLAYLFARAARQAREALAAGGGDAAFYEAKIKTARFYFQRLLPRTLAHVRMIQAGAEPLMALSAEEFGLGFEI
- a CDS encoding alpha/beta hydrolase, which codes for MKRPGWTAALLVPLALLLEGCAGPELQTPGPGGSEPRLTSYQVIAGDGYRLPLRHWPATEETEVVVLAIHGFNDHAGSFEIMASALNEHGIEVYAHDQRGFGTTAQRRVWPGYQRLRDDVLLLAALLRERHPDTPLYLVGKSMGAAVTLLAMSADEPPPVDGSVLISPAVWSREAMPWYQRLGLWLGVRLIPQVSFSIRTPRRLGIEPTDDEAIKRQLASDPLILRSARVDTLYGLTRTMGLALEAASELPPPALVLYGDEDQIIPMQAYCALLRRLPDDEGIRLALYPGGYHMLTRYTRRDRTEQDLAAWLLAPGGKLPSGYEVTRESTLASHCD